Proteins encoded within one genomic window of Streptomyces profundus:
- a CDS encoding rhamnulokinase, with product MSADAAGPPFAAVDLGASSGRVMLGEVGGGGVSLVEVHRFANRPVRVGGTLYWDVLALYHGVLEGLRAAGRRSGGRLAGVGVDSWAVDFGLLDASGALLGNPVHYRDERTAGAAERVASAVSPERLYAATGLQHLPFNTIYQLVAARDSPQLAAARSLLLIPDLISYWLTGVRGTELTNASTTQLIDPRTGDWAREVAEAVGIDLGLFPPLRRPGESAGELLPEVLAQTGLAGPVPVTAVGSHDTASAVAGVPAAEGPFAYVATGTWSLAGLELAAPVLSEESRRANFTNELGVDGTVRYLRNIMGLWLLQECLRDWGDGGDEPELGPLLAAAARAPGLRSVVDAGAAEFIAPGGMPARIAAACRRTGQPAPRDRGEMVRCVLDSLALAHRAALVDARRLSGVEVATVHVVGGGAHNALLCQLTADACGLPVVAGPAEAAALGNVLVQARAAGAVRGGLARLRSLPRASLPLRRFVPEGDGTAWRRAADRIASGGRD from the coding sequence GTGTCCGCCGACGCCGCTGGTCCTCCGTTCGCCGCCGTGGATCTGGGCGCGTCCAGCGGGCGGGTGATGCTGGGCGAGGTGGGCGGGGGCGGGGTGTCGTTGGTCGAGGTGCACCGCTTCGCCAACCGTCCGGTGCGGGTCGGCGGCACGCTGTACTGGGATGTGCTGGCGCTCTACCACGGGGTGTTGGAAGGGCTGCGGGCGGCGGGACGGCGGAGTGGGGGGCGGCTGGCGGGGGTGGGGGTCGACTCCTGGGCGGTGGACTTCGGTCTGCTGGACGCCTCGGGCGCGCTGTTGGGGAATCCGGTGCACTACCGGGACGAGCGGACGGCGGGGGCGGCCGAGCGGGTGGCGTCGGCGGTGTCGCCGGAGCGGCTGTACGCGGCGACCGGGTTGCAGCATCTGCCGTTCAACACGATCTACCAGTTGGTCGCGGCGCGGGATTCGCCGCAGTTGGCCGCCGCGCGGAGCCTGTTGTTGATCCCGGATCTGATCTCGTACTGGCTGACGGGGGTGCGGGGCACGGAGCTGACCAACGCGTCGACGACCCAGCTGATCGATCCGCGCACCGGCGACTGGGCGCGGGAGGTGGCCGAGGCGGTGGGGATCGATCTGGGCCTGTTCCCGCCGCTGCGGCGCCCCGGTGAGTCGGCGGGCGAGCTGCTGCCCGAGGTGTTGGCCCAGACGGGTCTGGCGGGGCCGGTTCCGGTGACGGCGGTGGGTTCGCACGACACGGCGTCGGCGGTGGCCGGGGTGCCGGCCGCGGAGGGCCCGTTCGCCTATGTGGCCACGGGCACCTGGTCGTTGGCGGGCCTGGAGTTGGCGGCGCCTGTGCTCTCCGAGGAGAGCAGGCGGGCCAACTTCACCAACGAGTTGGGCGTGGACGGCACGGTGCGCTATCTGCGGAACATCATGGGTCTGTGGCTGTTGCAGGAGTGTCTTCGGGACTGGGGCGACGGCGGGGACGAGCCGGAGTTGGGGCCGCTGTTGGCCGCGGCGGCGAGGGCTCCGGGCCTGCGTTCGGTGGTGGACGCGGGGGCGGCGGAGTTCATCGCGCCCGGCGGGATGCCGGCGCGGATCGCCGCCGCGTGCCGGCGGACGGGCCAGCCGGCGCCCAGGGACCGGGGCGAGATGGTGCGGTGTGTGCTGGACTCGCTGGCGTTGGCGCACCGCGCTGCGCTGGTGGACGCGCGGCGGCTGTCGGGCGTCGAGGTGGCGACGGTGCATGTGGTGGGCGGCGGCGCGCACAACGCGTTGCTGTGTCAGCTGACGGCGGACGCCTGTGGGTTGCCGGTGGTGGCGGGCCCGGCGGAGGCCGCCGCGCTGGGCAACGTTCTGGTGCAGGCGCGGGCGGCGGGAGCGGTGCGGGGCGGGCTGGCACGGCTACGCTCGTTGCCGCGTGCCTCGCTGCCGTTGCGCCGGTTCGTTCCCGAGGGGGACGGGACGGCGTGGCGGCGGGCCGCGGACCGGATCGCCAGCGGTGGAAGGGACTGA